A stretch of the Chitinophaga sp. Cy-1792 genome encodes the following:
- a CDS encoding alginate lyase family protein yields MKKTAVFYGLAMCAIAITAFLFSCGKEDQAKESLAGKTKAADVAAATITSFVHPGVLNTQASLDYVGGQVNGGDANRTAYYQTVIDYVDSHPVPTSFYATVTVGSNGATSPSKSQIRKDAELAYALALRWAKTGTQSWADKCIQVLNGWSYTFQNYALLDASTNPYQPGLEASWTTPSFVAAAEIMRYYKVNGTTGSGWSTADINQFQNYLNNVKNNYINNMPVYNNNWNASQGYAKMAMGIFLNSTTVYQNGYDLITTYLPIIIQSNGTIPEYCDRQDCVHYQYSLTAFAYAAQLASIQGDGSLWTLNSSRLSAGYDYMRAAYGQTTSCTYCSTSSPVFPGTEVAYNHYKTSNLGYLRGLQAPLSVPNDNTFLGFTTYTHYNVSSL; encoded by the coding sequence AGCTGCCGATGTCGCCGCAGCTACCATTACTTCCTTCGTTCATCCGGGTGTGCTGAATACACAGGCCAGCCTTGACTATGTAGGCGGCCAGGTAAATGGTGGGGATGCAAACCGCACCGCTTATTATCAGACGGTTATTGATTATGTAGATAGTCATCCTGTGCCTACTTCCTTCTATGCTACCGTAACAGTAGGTTCCAACGGTGCTACTTCTCCTTCAAAATCACAGATCCGTAAAGATGCCGAACTCGCCTATGCGCTGGCATTGAGATGGGCTAAAACCGGTACACAGTCCTGGGCGGATAAATGTATCCAGGTACTGAATGGCTGGTCATATACCTTCCAGAACTATGCGCTGCTGGATGCATCTACCAACCCATATCAGCCAGGACTCGAAGCTTCCTGGACGACCCCTTCCTTTGTGGCTGCCGCTGAAATCATGCGCTATTACAAAGTAAATGGTACCACTGGTTCAGGATGGTCTACTGCTGATATCAACCAGTTCCAGAACTATCTGAACAATGTGAAAAATAATTACATCAACAACATGCCGGTGTACAACAATAACTGGAATGCTTCCCAGGGTTATGCGAAAATGGCCATGGGTATCTTCCTGAACAGCACCACTGTTTACCAGAACGGTTATGACCTGATTACTACCTATCTGCCTATTATCATTCAATCTAACGGTACTATCCCTGAGTACTGCGATCGCCAGGATTGTGTACACTACCAGTACTCCCTGACAGCTTTTGCATACGCCGCGCAACTGGCGTCTATCCAGGGTGATGGCAGCCTGTGGACTTTAAACAGCAGCCGCCTCAGCGCTGGTTATGACTATATGCGTGCTGCTTATGGCCAGACAACCAGTTGTACTTACTGCTCTACTTCCAGCCCTGTTTTCCCGGGAACAGAAGTAGCCTATAATCACTACAAAACCAGTAATCTTGGCTACCTCAGAGGCTTACAGGCCCCGTTGAGCGTTCCTAATGATAATACCTTCCTGGGCTTCACTACTTATACCCACTATAACGTAAGCAGCCTGTAA
- a CDS encoding alginate lyase family protein, producing the protein MKKIVFSVITMAAMAVSQMAACKDAGTFPEKPKKFVHPAVLNTTASLDLISKQVDNGDTARANAYKRVEEFINKVEYPTSFFETVVVGSNGATSPSKSQIRKDGELVYALALAWAKTGNDDYAKKTIGILNGWAYTFRNYDLLNAATNKRQPGLEACWTSPGFVAAAEIMRYYKVKGKSAGWKQADIDQFCNYLRNILENYINVMPVYNNNWNASQGYAKMAMGVFMDSTALYQEGYNTIKQFMPVVIEPNGDIPEYCNRKDCVHYQYSLTAFAYSAELARLQGDNSLWTFNDNLLSKGYDYMRKAYEDQASCSFCTANSKVYPGVPVATNYYKSANLYFLNSLQAPIGWPTDYTFLGFTSYTHFNMAQL; encoded by the coding sequence ATGAAGAAAATTGTTTTTTCAGTAATTACAATGGCCGCCATGGCGGTTTCTCAGATGGCCGCCTGTAAAGATGCGGGTACATTTCCGGAGAAACCTAAAAAATTCGTACATCCGGCTGTGTTGAATACGACCGCCAGCCTGGACTTAATCAGCAAACAGGTAGATAATGGCGATACTGCCAGGGCCAATGCCTATAAAAGGGTAGAAGAATTTATCAATAAAGTGGAATACCCCACTTCGTTCTTTGAAACAGTGGTAGTGGGTTCTAACGGGGCTACCTCTCCATCTAAATCACAGATTAGAAAAGACGGAGAACTCGTATATGCCTTAGCGTTAGCATGGGCCAAAACCGGCAACGATGATTATGCGAAGAAAACGATTGGTATTCTTAACGGGTGGGCATATACGTTCAGAAATTACGACCTGCTCAACGCCGCCACCAATAAGCGTCAGCCAGGACTCGAAGCCTGCTGGACCTCTCCCGGCTTTGTAGCAGCCGCAGAAATTATGCGCTACTACAAAGTGAAAGGAAAATCCGCCGGCTGGAAGCAGGCGGATATAGATCAGTTCTGCAATTATCTGCGTAATATCCTGGAAAATTATATCAATGTAATGCCAGTATACAATAACAACTGGAACGCTTCCCAGGGATATGCTAAAATGGCCATGGGCGTGTTTATGGACAGCACCGCATTATACCAGGAAGGCTATAATACCATCAAACAGTTCATGCCGGTTGTTATTGAGCCCAATGGCGATATACCGGAATACTGTAATCGTAAAGACTGTGTGCATTACCAGTATTCACTGACGGCATTCGCCTATTCGGCAGAACTGGCGCGGCTGCAGGGCGATAACAGCCTGTGGACATTCAACGATAATCTCCTCAGCAAAGGATATGACTATATGCGTAAGGCTTATGAAGACCAGGCCAGCTGTTCTTTCTGTACTGCCAATTCAAAGGTTTATCCAGGTGTGCCGGTGGCTACCAATTATTACAAATCGGCTAACCTGTATTTCCTGAACAGTTTACAGGCGCCTATAGGATGGCCTACGGATTATACTTTCCTGGGATTTACTTCCTATACGCATTTTAATATGGCGCAGCTATAA
- a CDS encoding SusD/RagB family nutrient-binding outer membrane lipoprotein: MKAIKKYSLLLAIPALTFLSSCTKKFEDINTDKNSATETTTIPVYSLTRAQLEYTGNDDFSYETWRTNIIYLSLMMQQLSSTVGWYSGDHYGKNQGFSQAYFDMGYPSQVKYIEDLLHQTKGKDNYNNLYQIGRITRVLIYHRLTDLYGMVPFSQAGQGYTNGIITPKYDAQQDIYVAMLQELDAAAKALDKTKDKVGAGDLIFQGDTDKWKKMAYSLMVRLGMRLTKVDPATAKTWVEKAALGGTFASNADNALISHAGSGGRATVNRNSNILGGEWDAVAKGNVYLSKTFVDYLKNNGDPRLQYYAQINLTGDKTPSKQVGLPNGYDENGATTPNDVHHAPGFKDTIANYSTLRKDIFAKLDGITTLVTYGQTELLLAEAAQRGWSVNGDAATHYNNGVTASMQQLAQYDAAATINAGDIATYLTNHPYTAATAYEQINTQYWVAGFLDWYEVFSNWRRSDYPKLTPVIYPGDNNGGIIPRRMLYPTTEASANATNYQAAISAQGVNEFNTRVWWDKQ, translated from the coding sequence ATGAAAGCAATCAAAAAATATAGCTTACTCCTCGCCATACCAGCGCTGACGTTCCTGTCATCCTGTACAAAAAAGTTCGAGGATATAAATACCGATAAAAACAGCGCTACTGAAACCACTACCATTCCGGTATACTCCCTGACAAGAGCACAACTGGAATATACTGGTAACGACGATTTCAGCTACGAAACATGGCGTACCAATATCATCTACCTGAGTTTGATGATGCAACAGCTGTCTTCTACTGTAGGTTGGTATTCCGGAGACCATTATGGAAAAAACCAGGGATTCTCTCAGGCATATTTCGACATGGGTTATCCTTCTCAGGTGAAGTATATTGAAGATTTATTGCACCAGACTAAAGGAAAAGATAACTATAATAACCTGTACCAGATTGGCCGTATTACCCGTGTACTGATCTACCACCGCTTAACAGACCTGTATGGCATGGTGCCGTTCAGTCAGGCCGGACAAGGTTATACCAACGGTATTATCACGCCTAAATACGATGCACAGCAGGATATTTATGTTGCCATGTTACAGGAACTGGATGCTGCTGCCAAAGCGTTGGATAAAACCAAAGATAAAGTTGGTGCCGGCGACCTGATCTTCCAGGGAGATACCGATAAATGGAAGAAAATGGCGTATAGCCTGATGGTGCGTCTGGGAATGCGTCTGACAAAAGTTGACCCTGCCACTGCAAAAACATGGGTAGAAAAAGCAGCTCTTGGCGGTACTTTCGCCAGCAACGCAGATAATGCCCTCATTTCACATGCAGGTTCCGGCGGCCGTGCTACTGTAAACAGAAACAGTAACATCCTCGGTGGTGAGTGGGATGCAGTTGCAAAAGGTAACGTTTACCTGAGCAAAACATTCGTTGACTACCTGAAAAACAATGGCGATCCACGTCTGCAATACTATGCACAGATCAATCTGACCGGTGATAAAACACCTTCCAAACAGGTAGGTTTACCAAACGGTTATGATGAAAACGGTGCTACTACACCTAATGACGTGCATCATGCCCCAGGCTTTAAAGATACCATCGCTAACTACTCCACCTTACGTAAAGATATCTTCGCCAAACTGGATGGTATCACTACGCTGGTTACTTATGGTCAGACAGAATTACTGCTTGCTGAAGCTGCGCAACGTGGCTGGAGCGTAAACGGTGATGCTGCTACCCACTATAACAACGGTGTTACCGCATCCATGCAGCAACTGGCACAATATGATGCCGCTGCCACCATCAATGCCGGAGACATCGCTACCTACCTCACTAACCACCCGTATACTGCTGCCACAGCGTATGAACAAATCAACACCCAATACTGGGTAGCAGGGTTCCTGGATTGGTATGAGGTATTCAGCAACTGGAGGAGATCGGATTATCCAAAATTAACACCAGTAATTTATCCTGGTGATAACAACGGTGGAATAATCCCAAGAAGGATGCTGTACCCGACAACAGAAGCCAGTGCAAACGCTACCAACTATCAGGCAGCAATAAGTGCACAAGGCGTAAATGAGTTCAATACCCGCGTTTGGTGGGATAAACAATAA